A DNA window from Leptospira langatensis contains the following coding sequences:
- the purM gene encoding phosphoribosylformylglycinamidine cyclo-ligase: MEENISYKAAGVDTEAGQEFVKKIKQNVESTHGPRVLGGLGGFSGAFDVSFLKNYKNPILLSGTDGVGTKVELARLFDIHDTIGIDLVAMCANDILVSGGEPLFFLDYIACGKLNPAKMERIVAGIVKGCRLSGAALLGGETAEHPGTMEADEYDLGGFVVGAVEKEDLIDGSKIRPGDIVLGLESSGPHSNGFSLIRKLYLVEGRKLPDKQETVDFLREFALRPTRIYVQSVLNLLKKVEVKGMVHITGGGFYENIPRVLPDSAAVELNRDRLPENPFFVRLKKDFPSLSDTELYSTFNMGIGYIAIVSPEFETEAIHALEEKGESVRKIGVIRERKKESVLFV; encoded by the coding sequence ATGGAAGAAAATATCAGCTATAAGGCCGCCGGTGTGGACACTGAAGCCGGCCAAGAATTCGTCAAAAAGATCAAACAAAACGTCGAATCCACCCATGGGCCCAGGGTCTTAGGTGGACTCGGTGGATTCTCCGGAGCCTTCGACGTTTCCTTCCTCAAGAATTATAAAAATCCAATTTTACTCAGCGGAACGGACGGTGTGGGAACCAAGGTGGAGCTTGCCCGTCTATTCGATATCCATGATACGATCGGCATTGATCTAGTGGCCATGTGTGCGAACGATATTTTGGTCTCAGGAGGAGAGCCTCTCTTCTTCTTGGACTATATCGCCTGTGGAAAATTGAATCCTGCCAAGATGGAAAGAATTGTAGCTGGGATCGTGAAAGGATGCAGACTGTCGGGTGCCGCTCTCTTAGGTGGAGAAACCGCAGAGCATCCGGGTACTATGGAAGCGGACGAATACGATCTCGGCGGCTTCGTAGTCGGCGCCGTAGAAAAAGAAGATCTGATCGACGGTTCCAAGATCCGTCCGGGAGACATCGTGCTCGGTCTGGAATCTTCCGGTCCTCATAGCAATGGATTCTCTCTCATCCGCAAACTCTACTTGGTGGAAGGAAGAAAACTTCCCGACAAACAAGAGACAGTCGATTTCTTAAGAGAGTTCGCTCTTCGTCCTACTCGCATCTATGTGCAAAGTGTTCTCAATCTTCTCAAAAAAGTAGAAGTAAAAGGAATGGTGCATATCACCGGAGGAGGATTCTACGAGAATATTCCTAGGGTTTTACCGGATTCCGCTGCAGTTGAATTAAATAGGGATCGCCTGCCTGAGAATCCTTTCTTTGTGAGATTGAAAAAGGATTTTCCTTCTCTCTCCGATACGGAACTCTATTCTACTTTCAATATGGGGATCGGATATATCGCGATCGTTTCTCCCGAATTTGAAACGGAAGCGATACACGCTTTAGAAGAAAAAGGGGAATCCGTTCGCAAAATCGGCGTAATACGAGAAAGAAAAAAAGAGTCTGTTCTCTTTGTTTGA
- the lsa19 gene encoding adhesin Lsa19: MNSHSITKLVLISFLIGAFAFCKPKEEETTDAVVTFLVGKASTEKANTILKINDTIKEAETVKTDKDSTLDLTTTLGTVRLLGGSEASVAALRADQNYIKVNEGNILVKVVKLNKNESISIDTPTVVAAVRGTQFWGQVNRANETGTFAVREGSVQITRKDDEARVLIKAGEAVDLGPGVKTLKVREAAKAELAAMEQIDQMK, translated from the coding sequence ATGAACTCCCATTCTATTACAAAATTGGTTTTAATCTCTTTCTTGATCGGTGCTTTTGCATTTTGCAAACCTAAGGAAGAGGAGACCACAGACGCAGTCGTGACCTTCCTCGTAGGAAAAGCGTCAACAGAGAAGGCGAACACTATATTAAAGATAAACGATACGATAAAAGAGGCGGAAACCGTGAAAACGGATAAGGATTCCACCTTGGATCTGACCACTACTTTAGGAACAGTTCGCTTGTTGGGTGGTTCTGAGGCTTCCGTAGCAGCATTGAGAGCGGATCAAAATTATATCAAAGTGAATGAAGGAAATATCTTGGTCAAGGTCGTGAAACTGAACAAGAACGAATCCATTTCCATCGATACTCCTACGGTTGTTGCTGCGGTTCGGGGGACCCAATTTTGGGGGCAGGTGAATCGGGCCAATGAGACCGGTACCTTTGCTGTTCGTGAGGGGAGCGTTCAGATCACCAGAAAGGACGACGAAGCCAGAGTTCTGATCAAGGCGGGAGAGGCTGTGGATCTGGGACCTGGGGTAAAAACCTTAAAGGTACGTGAGGCTGCCAAGGCGGAACTTGCCGCTATGGAACAGATCGACCAAATGAAATAA
- the murI gene encoding glutamate racemase has translation MDSGMGGLSVLRELLALPYQVEFLYYGDLANSPYGEKSTSQILDLTRAVCHFFISKKVDAILLACNTATSAAALKLREELSVPIFGMEPAIKPALLAHEKEKIALLATAVTHREEKLQELKADLGAKERILHLNCDGLAHLVDQGDLQGARNLLQNILRIPKEEGVKALVLGCTHYVFLKNEIMDLYPEAILHDGNQGTVRHLANSLHLDRVSGRPTFELHFSSPEKPNGIRQFALQLLERGL, from the coding sequence ATGGACTCCGGAATGGGAGGTCTTTCCGTTCTGAGGGAACTCTTGGCCCTTCCTTACCAGGTGGAATTCCTGTACTACGGAGATCTTGCCAATTCTCCCTACGGGGAGAAGAGCACATCTCAGATCCTAGATCTGACCAGAGCGGTTTGTCATTTTTTTATTTCCAAAAAAGTGGACGCCATACTCCTCGCGTGTAATACGGCCACTTCCGCAGCAGCTCTCAAATTGAGAGAAGAACTTTCGGTCCCTATTTTTGGGATGGAGCCTGCGATCAAGCCGGCTCTTCTTGCCCATGAAAAGGAGAAGATCGCGCTTCTTGCCACGGCGGTTACCCATAGAGAAGAAAAATTACAAGAGCTCAAGGCGGATCTAGGCGCCAAGGAACGGATCCTTCATCTGAATTGTGACGGTTTAGCCCATCTGGTGGACCAGGGAGATCTACAGGGTGCTCGTAACCTTCTTCAAAACATATTAAGGATCCCGAAAGAAGAAGGAGTCAAGGCCCTAGTGCTTGGATGTACGCATTACGTTTTCTTGAAAAACGAAATCATGGACCTTTATCCCGAGGCTATCCTCCATGATGGGAACCAGGGAACGGTCCGTCATTTGGCCAATTCACTTCATTTGGATCGGGTTTCCGGAAGGCCTACGTTCGAACTTCATTTTTCTTCTCCCGAGAAACCGAATGGTATTCGCCAATTCGCCCTCCAACTACTCGAACGAGGGCTTTGA
- a CDS encoding pyridoxal phosphate-dependent aminotransferase gives MRRNIVHSGADALIYEIRQIVGVAKKLEALGVPITYENIGDPIQKGEKVAPWMKKIVSDLILEDKSWAYTATQGYEKTRNFLAEKVNERKGAQISADDILFFNGLGDAVAKIFGFLRREARVLGPSPAYSTLSSAEAAHSGYEHMTYNLLPEQGWMPDLADIENKVKYNDSIAGILLINPDNPTGAVYDKNLMREIVKIAEKYDVMIICDETYAHVNYSETGTVHLSEVIGDKVPGMALRSVSKEFPWPGGRCGWLEIFNKDKDPVFARYVKSLLDAKMLEVCSTTLPQMSIPEVYSHPNFLPHLKERNEKFKRRAKLATEFFHGLKGVTVVEPKGAFYLTVAFDKGVLNHKMTLPISNPKAEEFIRPLLGDCAPDRRFVYYLLASTGICVVPLTSFCTDRDGFRVTLLEEDEEKFRWIYGSLRKSIEDYIQSA, from the coding sequence ATGAGAAGAAATATCGTTCACAGCGGTGCGGACGCTCTGATTTACGAGATCCGCCAGATCGTAGGTGTGGCTAAGAAGCTTGAGGCTCTTGGAGTTCCCATCACCTATGAGAATATAGGCGACCCTATCCAAAAGGGAGAAAAAGTCGCGCCTTGGATGAAGAAGATCGTATCCGATCTGATCTTAGAGGACAAATCCTGGGCCTATACTGCCACCCAAGGCTATGAGAAGACCCGAAATTTCCTCGCGGAAAAAGTGAACGAAAGAAAGGGAGCGCAGATCAGCGCGGATGATATTTTATTTTTCAACGGTCTAGGGGATGCAGTCGCTAAGATCTTCGGATTCTTGCGAAGAGAGGCGAGAGTGCTCGGACCTAGCCCCGCGTATTCCACTCTTTCTTCTGCGGAAGCGGCTCACTCCGGTTACGAACATATGACCTATAATCTTCTTCCGGAACAGGGATGGATGCCCGATCTGGCGGACATAGAGAACAAGGTTAAATACAACGATTCCATTGCAGGGATACTTCTTATTAATCCGGACAATCCTACCGGCGCAGTATATGATAAAAACTTAATGCGAGAGATCGTAAAGATCGCCGAGAAATATGATGTGATGATCATATGCGACGAAACTTATGCTCATGTGAATTATTCCGAGACTGGGACTGTACACCTCTCCGAAGTGATCGGGGACAAGGTGCCTGGGATGGCGCTTCGTTCCGTTTCCAAGGAATTCCCTTGGCCGGGCGGTAGATGCGGTTGGCTCGAGATCTTCAACAAGGACAAGGATCCTGTCTTTGCGCGTTATGTGAAATCTCTCTTGGATGCTAAGATGCTGGAAGTATGTTCCACCACTCTTCCTCAGATGTCCATTCCGGAGGTATATTCTCATCCGAATTTCCTTCCTCATTTAAAGGAAAGAAATGAGAAGTTCAAGAGAAGAGCAAAGCTTGCTACCGAATTCTTCCATGGGCTCAAAGGGGTGACCGTAGTAGAGCCGAAGGGCGCCTTCTATCTGACTGTGGCTTTTGACAAAGGAGTCTTAAACCATAAGATGACGCTTCCTATTTCCAATCCTAAAGCCGAGGAATTCATTCGTCCTTTGCTGGGGGATTGTGCCCCCGACAGAAGATTCGTATATTATCTATTGGCTTCTACCGGGATCTGTGTGGTTCCTTTGACCTCTTTCTGCACGGACCGCGACGGATTCCGGGTCACTCTTCTCGAGGAAGACGAGGAAAAATTCCGTTGGATCTACGGAAGCTTACGTAAAAGCATAGAAGACTATATTCAATCCGCCTGA
- a CDS encoding S1C family serine protease, which translates to MRFKLPPIVLINIGLLVLLAFVLILPGEGGLSSFFRGGKPLSYSDQRAGINLQNAFRNVYNSAKDSVVSIRTKKTEAITSPYQYFDYRTERLSSFGSGFLIHERGYVVTNFHVIKDAESIEVIASDGSVFPAKFVGSHERADIALLKIREGTGLKPVSFGDSDKIEVGDWAIAIGSPFGLERSFSVGVVSAKYREDLDETGQTHIQTDSMINPGSSGGPLLNIYGEVIGINRLIRSDSGRNTGIGFAIPMNYAKKIIQLIEENRGRIIRPATLGVMATVPLPDHRKALGIPDDWTGVLVYDMDAGSSAEVSGLKRYDFIMEANGVKVKNINDLREQVGIVGLGGRLKLRIYREKSLEDLTVRLIQK; encoded by the coding sequence ATGAGATTTAAGCTTCCTCCCATAGTCCTAATAAACATCGGACTTCTCGTTTTATTGGCCTTCGTCCTCATTCTTCCAGGAGAGGGAGGTTTGTCCTCCTTTTTCCGAGGCGGCAAGCCTCTCAGCTATAGCGATCAAAGAGCTGGGATCAACTTGCAGAATGCGTTTCGCAACGTATACAATTCGGCAAAGGATTCCGTCGTTTCCATTCGTACCAAAAAGACGGAAGCGATCACGAGCCCGTACCAATACTTCGATTATAGGACCGAAAGACTTTCCTCTTTCGGAAGCGGTTTTTTGATCCATGAAAGAGGGTATGTGGTCACGAATTTTCACGTGATCAAGGACGCGGAAAGCATAGAGGTCATCGCCTCTGATGGTAGCGTCTTCCCCGCAAAATTCGTAGGAAGCCATGAAAGAGCAGACATCGCACTCTTAAAGATCCGAGAAGGCACCGGACTCAAGCCTGTTTCCTTCGGAGATTCCGACAAAATTGAGGTAGGGGACTGGGCGATCGCCATCGGATCTCCTTTCGGACTGGAGAGATCCTTCTCCGTTGGAGTCGTTTCCGCAAAATACAGAGAAGATCTGGATGAGACCGGCCAGACCCATATCCAAACGGATAGCATGATCAATCCAGGATCCAGTGGCGGACCTCTCTTGAATATTTATGGAGAAGTGATCGGTATCAACCGCCTCATCCGAAGCGACTCCGGAAGGAACACCGGCATCGGTTTTGCCATTCCCATGAACTATGCCAAGAAGATCATCCAGCTCATAGAGGAAAATCGAGGAAGGATTATCCGACCGGCGACCTTAGGAGTGATGGCGACCGTTCCACTTCCGGATCATAGAAAGGCCTTGGGTATTCCGGACGACTGGACCGGCGTTCTGGTCTACGATATGGATGCAGGTTCTTCTGCAGAAGTCTCCGGTTTGAAACGATATGACTTCATTATGGAAGCGAACGGTGTGAAGGTTAAAAATATTAATGATCTGCGAGAGCAGGTCGGAATAGTAGGACTAGGCGGTAGGCTCAAACTCCGAATATATCGGGAGAAAAGTCTGGAAGATCTTACCGTCAGGCTCATACAAAAATAA
- a CDS encoding aminopeptidase, which produces MPTNSTHPLPNRENSRLGFSSSILRLPIFLFLFFACEGCVPYLFHLGKEQARILLQRRNISEVLSDPEVSEKTKEKLREVEQIREFGIRKLALSEKGGFQSFVQLDRQAIGWHVSACHPLRFESYTWWFPIAGTVPYKGYFSLEKAKAEEQRLKEEGWDTRVRITAGYSTLGWFEDPLFSTQLYEDKGDLASIVLHEMAHATVYFPGDSLFNESYASFVEDEGADEFILSVGGEKLLAERKRSEEERKEYKEIMMSTAKILKEVYTQGGTDESLKKKKAEIIGNFKDQLSQQSWSKIDRKRLSEREWNNEDFVGMLRYNSGSNFFKKKFAEAGRDFSKFHEEMKKLKPLSVEERKELLKE; this is translated from the coding sequence ATGCCGACAAACTCAACCCATCCTCTGCCGAATCGGGAGAATAGTCGACTCGGATTCTCTTCTTCTATTCTTAGGCTGCCAATTTTCCTTTTTCTATTTTTTGCGTGCGAAGGCTGTGTTCCCTATTTATTCCATCTCGGAAAAGAACAGGCTCGGATCCTTCTTCAGAGAAGAAATATCTCGGAGGTCCTATCCGATCCGGAAGTTTCCGAAAAGACCAAAGAAAAATTAAGAGAAGTAGAACAGATCCGTGAGTTCGGGATCCGAAAACTTGCACTTTCCGAAAAGGGAGGATTTCAAAGTTTTGTACAGTTGGATAGACAAGCGATCGGCTGGCATGTAAGTGCCTGCCATCCGCTTCGATTCGAATCCTATACTTGGTGGTTCCCGATCGCAGGAACGGTTCCCTATAAAGGCTACTTCTCCCTGGAAAAAGCGAAGGCAGAAGAACAAAGATTAAAAGAAGAGGGTTGGGACACCAGGGTCCGGATCACTGCCGGCTATTCTACGTTAGGTTGGTTCGAGGACCCTCTCTTCTCCACACAATTGTACGAAGATAAGGGAGATCTTGCTTCGATCGTATTGCATGAGATGGCACATGCCACAGTCTACTTTCCGGGAGACAGCCTATTCAACGAAAGCTATGCAAGTTTCGTAGAAGATGAGGGTGCAGACGAATTCATTCTTTCCGTCGGAGGAGAAAAACTTCTGGCTGAAAGAAAAAGATCGGAAGAAGAAAGAAAAGAATATAAGGAAATCATGATGTCCACCGCCAAGATCCTGAAGGAAGTCTACACGCAAGGCGGAACGGATGAATCCTTAAAAAAGAAGAAAGCGGAGATCATCGGGAATTTTAAGGATCAGCTTTCCCAACAGAGCTGGAGCAAAATAGATCGCAAACGACTTTCGGAAAGGGAATGGAATAACGAGGACTTTGTGGGAATGCTCCGTTATAATTCAGGGTCCAACTTCTTTAAGAAAAAATTTGCTGAGGCAGGAAGGGACTTCTCCAAGTTCCATGAGGAAATGAAGAAGCTAAAGCCTCTATCGGTAGAGGAAAGAAAGGAGCTTCTGAAGGAGTAG